Sequence from the Nitrosospira multiformis genome:
GACGCATGGTTTTTTAGAGGCGACCTGCTACGCGTCCAGGGAAAAACTGATCTGGCCCTTGCGGCTTACGATCAAGTTGTGAAGTTAAGGCCAAATAGCGCCTCCGCGTTAATCAACAAAGCCTTCATAGAGATTAATACTGGAAAATTTGAAGCCGCCAAGGCGGATATCGATGCGGCACGCAAGGTTGCGCCCGGCAACCTGATGACTTTTTATACCCAGGCGCTGCTGGATTTTTCTCAGAAAAAATATACCGCCGCGTTGGAATCCTTGCAACAGGTACTCAGCAAATCACCGGAACACTTGCCCAGCGTATTGCTTGCAGGGGCAGTTCAGCTTGAGCTGGGATCAACGTCACAAGCAGAGCAACATCTGAAATTTTATCTGGACAGAGATCCGGGGAATCTCTATGCACGCAAATTGATGGTTTCAGTTTTGCTGAAAAACCGCCAGCCACAGCGTGCGATCGCCCTGCTGAATCCCGCCCTCAAGAACGTGCAGCAAGATCCCCAATTACTCGCCCTTGCGGGTGAATCCTATATGCAAGCCAAAGATTTTGTCAAAGCGACGGAGTATTTTGAAGCAGCCAGTCGTATCTCGCCGGAAAATGCGATGCTCCATACCGCGCTAAGCATGAGCAAGCTGGGAGAGGGCGATAACTCTCGTGCCGTAGCCGAGCTGGAGAAGGCAACAAAACTGGACCCCAAATCGGCTCAAGCAGGCATTCTGCTAGTCATGACACACCTTCGCCTCAAGGAATTCGACAAGGCGCTCGCCACGGCGAGGACTCTTGAAAAGGAACATCCAGACAACCCCTTTATTCAAAATTTAAAAGGAGGGATCTACCTCAGCAAAAAAGATACGCCTAACGCACGTGCAAGTTTTGAGAAGGCGCTTTCTCTTCAGCCAACCTATTTTCCTGCTGTGGCAAATCTCGCTCAGCTTGATCTACAAGATAAAAAACCGGATGCTGCCAAGAAGCGTTTTGAAGCCATTCTGCAGAAAGACAAAAAGAATATTCAGGCCATGACCGCGCTTTCCGGCATTGCTCTCAATCAAGGACAGAATAAGGAGGCGACGGCCTGGCTGGAGCGAGCCAGTCAGGAAAATCCTGACGCACTCCAGCCCGCCATGGTTCTGGCAGCTCACTATTTACGTATCGGAGAAAAACAAAAATCTCTGAATTTTGTGAAAAAACTGCAAGCCACGCACCCGAACAATGCGGATGTTCTGGACTTGCTGGCACAAGCCCAATTTGCCAACGATGACAAGGCCGGTGCCCTGGAGAGTTATAATAAACTTGCTGCCATACTACCGGATTCTCCTCTCGCACAATTCCGTATCGCTTCTCTTCACATCGCAATGGAGAACTTGCCTGCCGCATCCGACGCACTCAAAAAAACGCTGGCGCTGAAACCGGATTATCTGGACGCGAAATTGGCGCAGATCATGCTTGAGACACGCAAAGGAAATAATGAAGTAGCTATCGCACTTTCCCGTGAGATTCAAAAACAGCATGCGAAATCACCCGTAGGCTACGCAGCGGAAGGGGATCTGCAGATGAGACAGAAGAATCCCGCCCTCGCCGCAAAGGCTTATGAGCAAGCGTGGGTGCTCAATAAAGATCCAGCGTTAATGATCAAATTGCATGCGTCGCTTAGCCAGCTCGGAAAAGGCAAGGAAGCAAACGTCCGTTTACTCCAATGGCTGAAGGAACGGCCTGATGATACATCAGCCCGCATGTACCTTGCCGGGGTTTACCTCATGGACCAGCAGATGAAATCCGCCATAGAACAATATCGAATCATCCTGCGGGAAAGTCCCGACTATGTGCCTGCGTTGAACAACCTTGCGACGGCATACCAGCAGGAGAAAGACCCACTGGCCCTGGAATATGCCGAAAAGGCCTATAAACTGGCCCCGGAAAGCCCGGCGATACTGGATACCCTGGGATGGATATTGGTAGAGCAAGGCAATACTACGCGCGGCCTGCCGCTCCTGCAGAAAGCGGCCTCGCTGGCACCAGACTTGACGGAGATTCGCTATCACTTTGTGCTCGGACTGGTCAAAGCGGGTGACAAGGCTAAAGCCCGTAAAGAACTTGAACAATTGCTGGCGACGGGAAAGGACTTCCCGGATATCAACAAGGCAAGAGCCCTGCTGAAGGAGATATAGTAAGCGCCAAGGTCAGCTACGAGATAGAATTTGGAACTCTTCCGTGCCGCTTCGGAGAAGCAGAAAGCCGGGTTATAGAATCCCAGAACTTGTCATGCCTTCGGTTACCTCGCGATGCATATAAGCTTTGAGCCGCCAGCCACTATTGCGCCCCCCGCTTTGCTTGCCCTGCGGGGTTAGCTCGCGTCCTGCCAACCGGTAAAAAGCTGTCCTGATTTCATACGAAGAACCCGGCTGTTACGCGTTCTTTTGCCTGACCGTATCATTCAAGGCAGCGCCGGATACGGGCGCATCACGTCCCGAGGCCGAGGTCGACGCCGAAGCTTCATCCCAGATGCGCCGCAATGCATCCCACATGCCAGTACGCATGGTCTTCAAGTAAAGGGTGTTATCACTCAAACCGTTCACCAACCGCCGTTGGGCCTTGCCAAGATTATGATAGGGCAAGCTCATGAAGAGATGATGCGTCGCATGATAGCGCAGGCCAACAGGAGCCCATAGGGCGGTAAGAAACA
This genomic interval carries:
- the prsT gene encoding XrtA/PEP-CTERM system TPR-repeat protein PrsT; translation: MRNLSVATATKNLLTLVTSIALIGTGIAGCGKTEDAQKLMSDARQYQQKGDDKAAIIQLKNVLQKNPDDAEARYLLGTIYNKTGELQSAEKELRRALNLGMSPAKVLPDLGRTLLNLGQFQQILDETKQLSESKNSAEISTLRGNAFLALGKTKEGKELFEQALQDKPGYSDALIGMARYSLVGKDIEAATRFSEQAVTQNPEDADAWFFRGDLLRVQGKTDLALAAYDQVVKLRPNSASALINKAFIEINTGKFEAAKADIDAARKVAPGNLMTFYTQALLDFSQKKYTAALESLQQVLSKSPEHLPSVLLAGAVQLELGSTSQAEQHLKFYLDRDPGNLYARKLMVSVLLKNRQPQRAIALLNPALKNVQQDPQLLALAGESYMQAKDFVKATEYFEAASRISPENAMLHTALSMSKLGEGDNSRAVAELEKATKLDPKSAQAGILLVMTHLRLKEFDKALATARTLEKEHPDNPFIQNLKGGIYLSKKDTPNARASFEKALSLQPTYFPAVANLAQLDLQDKKPDAAKKRFEAILQKDKKNIQAMTALSGIALNQGQNKEATAWLERASQENPDALQPAMVLAAHYLRIGEKQKSLNFVKKLQATHPNNADVLDLLAQAQFANDDKAGALESYNKLAAILPDSPLAQFRIASLHIAMENLPAASDALKKTLALKPDYLDAKLAQIMLETRKGNNEVAIALSREIQKQHAKSPVGYAAEGDLQMRQKNPALAAKAYEQAWVLNKDPALMIKLHASLSQLGKGKEANVRLLQWLKERPDDTSARMYLAGVYLMDQQMKSAIEQYRIILRESPDYVPALNNLATAYQQEKDPLALEYAEKAYKLAPESPAILDTLGWILVEQGNTTRGLPLLQKAASLAPDLTEIRYHFVLGLVKAGDKAKARKELEQLLATGKDFPDINKARALLKEI